Genomic window (Rubeoparvulum massiliense):
ACCATCCACCCGCTGAGCAATGCGCTGGTACAATTGCGAACGTTCCATGGTTAGACCAATGAGCCAAAGCTCATAAGGTGACTCGTCAGGAGTAGAATGAGATACTTGCTGTGAGATAGGAACGCCTGTAAGCTGATAAACTTCGAGGGCACGAATCACCCGACGTAGGTTATTGGGATGAACCTGCTGAGCTGTTGTTGGATCTACTTGGTTCAATCGCTGCCAAATAGCTTCATTCCCTTCTCGCTTCGCTTTCTCCTCCATCTCCTTACGAAAAAGTGGGTCTTCTACTACTTCAGAAAACTGATAATCATAAATGATGGAACGAACATAGAGGCCTGTGCCCCCTACTAAAATCGGGAGATGTCCACGTTGTTGAATCTCTTGAATGGCTTGCCTTGCTAATTGTTGAAATTGAACAACAGAGAAATCTTGATCAGGCTTCAATATATCAATCATGTGATGAGGAGCCAGCGCCCTTTCCTCTAAAGTAGCTTTTGCGGTTCCAATATCCATCCCTCGATATACCTGCATAGAATCTCCTGAAACAATCTCTCCTCCTAGCTGTTGAGCAAGAAACAGACTTAAGCTGGTTTTTCCCACAGCAGTGGGTCCAATGATCGTTACTAATGGCGCCTTCATCTCACATCACCCGCTTAAACATTTTCTCAATT
Coding sequences:
- the miaA gene encoding tRNA (adenosine(37)-N6)-dimethylallyltransferase MiaA, encoding MKAPLVTIIGPTAVGKTSLSLFLAQQLGGEIVSGDSMQVYRGMDIGTAKATLEERALAPHHMIDILKPDQDFSVVQFQQLARQAIQEIQQRGHLPILVGGTGLYVRSIIYDYQFSEVVEDPLFRKEMEEKAKREGNEAIWQRLNQVDPTTAQQVHPNNLRRVIRALEVYQLTGVPISQQVSHSTPDESPYELWLIGLTMERSQLYQRIAQRVDGMMEEGLLQEVENLLHQGYDEHYTAMQSIGYKEFLPYFRGEASLEACVAQLKQNTRRFAKRQYTWFRHQFTGIHWYDVTNLEQWEQLQQTILHEVQESFCCR